GGTGAAAATGATGAAAGTAAATAGAGATGAACAACGTAACAAACCTtaagaaaatatgaagagttTTTAAATGAAAGTCTCATTAAAGCCCATGGAGAACATTACGTATTTTCAAGAAAATGCGCAAACTGTTTCAAAAACTATGTAACTGTGGCACGTGAATGGCACTTGATTAAATAAAACTTATCATTTCATTTTTCGAAAAGACAAGTTTTTAATGGGCAATTTGTTAGTACAAAATTTGACTAGTAATGAAATTCGACTCTAATAGAGCAGAGTAACGATTATGAATTGAGTTGAGAATAATTTGAGTCGAAACTGGGTCAATGGCACGACGATGATTATGAGTCATGTCGAAGAAAGATCGAAGTCGAAGTGAATCAATGACACGTGGTCTAAATTGACAGCACGACGATGCAGAATGTGGGGCTTGGAGATCAAGGTAAGAAAAGACATGGGATGGCAAACTTGGATGTCAAAATTCTTCATAGTCAAGGTAAGGTCGTGGCTTGagagaaaagaagaagctaaattGTGGGAAGAAAAACATTTCGCAAGCCTATCCTTTTGGTCTATAAATAGGAGAAGTTCAAAAAGAATGGAGAACTTCAATTTAAACACTTTATCATCACACAAAACTCTACAAAATTTAAGTCATGCTAACGCCAGAAAAAATCATAAAGTACAAATACATGCAAGTATTTGGAGTGCACTTttgatttatttcttttgtttgcttttcttttatttcctttgtTCTTTCATTTTCCTGTCAATTTATTTTACTCTTCTTCGagcatttcttttttttttttgtaaatactttgctttttttaattttaattttattctttcatttaattaaaacttttatttattttaagtatttttttatttgttataatGTGCCATAAGTATTTTGACATAATTTGTTTCAACacaaacaataaataatttttagattaaACCTACTTCTTTTTAAAAGAGTCGTATCTATtctccaaaataaaattttgatacgAATTTAATTCAGCATCCTATCTAGATtacaaaaaataagtaaaacagtataaataaaattgtacagagagaaaatataaattccttttatagttattttttattattttattgttgtttaaaatgtgagttttaattttttcaatttctcttttatctcataaaaaaaatttgtaaacTTACATCTTTATCGTATAATATACCAAATAACAATATTGAGATTGCAAGGTTAGTCAAAAAGTCAAAATTAATAGTAACATAAGGTTGGACATTGAAGACCTTTGATGTCTAAGCGACAATACATTCTCATTCGAGTGCGAAACACAAAAATACAAACAAACTTTTTTGtatgtagttttaaaattttggttGTCCTTTTTTCATTTAGTTTGAATGATAGACCAATTTGTTAAGAATTATACAACAAGTCTTCCCCTTCAATCTGAACTTAATTAAGTCTTCAGCCCTAATTTTGGACACTGAAAGTGGTAtgggttgaaaatttttttttatttatttaataaacaaataaaaatacttGAAGAAATATTAATTTGAATTGGTCAAATAGTCAACTCATTTGTCTGCTTAAATAAATGTCAGGGTTCGAATTCTATCTTGTACATGTAACAATCTATTGACTAACGACAAATTCTTAAATGAAATTTAGATATGTAACGAATTctgcaaataaaaaattaccgtagacaaacaaaaaaaaacacttgAAGAGGGACTATTTCACTAGTGTACATAGTAAAATTCATATATTTTCTCAATTGTCACGGTCATGGCGTCTAGTTTCATAACCGAATACAATTCAATTATACTTAAAGATAAAAAAGTTTTGAGATCCAGTagattttagtatttttagttACCAATtcattaatataaatattaaattattttaataaataaatgatattaattcatatgtataaattttaataaatataactacaaattattattaatttaatattaagtaaaaataaaaaatatttgccTGTAATAATCAAAGTCTTGAAAACAATCTCCCGTAGAGTACACTAATCAAACCTTTGTAGTGATCAATTATTCAACCGTAAACAGTGACGCACGCGCGTTATCGAAAAACAAAATGTCAAAAGCATTACCATTAACAATAATAGTAGACTCCAATTGAATAAAGTTCAAActcgcaaaaaaaaaaaaaaaaaatcttatcatGATAACTTCACCTTTCCTCTCCAAATTAAACTCCACCATCTCTCAGCCGCCATCTTGAAACATTCCAAATGAAACAAAGAACACTCTTATCCACCTTCAATTTAACaatcttcttctctcttctaaCAAGAATCACTGTGTGTTCTATGAATCCAAAGTTCGAAGCATGTGAACCCAAAACTTGTGGTGGCACCACTAATCACCAAAACGTAAGCTTTCCCTTCTACATCATATCAAAACAAAACTCCTACTGTGGTCTCCCCAATTTCGGACTCACCTGCTCCCGCGACGGCTTCCCAATCCTCACCACCTCAGAAACTCTATACACTGTCCAAAACATTTTCTACAACAACCAATCACTTCGAGTGTCCATCCCTGGCCTCTCGGGACCAAGATCCACGGAATGTATTGCCCCACTAAGAAACTTCAGCGGCCACAGCAAAAGGTTCAGTGTTGCTTCGAAGCAGAAGGAAGTGTTGCTGTTCTATGGCTGCAAGAACATGCAAAACCACAGTATTGGGTGTTCAGCTGAAAACAGAACGGGATCGGTTGT
The genomic region above belongs to Arachis stenosperma cultivar V10309 chromosome 5, arast.V10309.gnm1.PFL2, whole genome shotgun sequence and contains:
- the LOC130981436 gene encoding LEAF RUST 10 DISEASE-RESISTANCE LOCUS RECEPTOR-LIKE PROTEIN KINASE-like 1.2, producing MNPKFEACEPKTCGGTTNHQNVSFPFYIISKQNSYCGLPNFGLTCSRDGFPILTTSETLYTVQNIFYNNQSLRVSIPGLSGPRSTECIAPLRNFSGHSKRFSVASKQKEVLLFYGCKNMQNHSIGCSAENRTGSVVALYVDDVENSKLAEKNCRGTVSVTRVEDEKGGVEKELRRGFLMNWMAKNCSECSNSGGRCGWKVWVRSRPLCFQVLLS